CTCGGACATCTTACGTTGCCTGCGTGATTCAAGGGCTTAGTATGTTACGCGTGTCAGCTTTATCCTCCTGGCAGCCTCGTAGATCCTATACCAGTCATCTCTCTTGAGTCTCCAGCCCATGGCTCCCGCGTTGTCTTCGACTTGGCTGGGGTTCTTTGCGCCTGGTATAGGGACGACAACGTCGCTATAGCTCAGCAGCCAGTTCAACGCTACCTGTGCCGGTGTTTTCTCGTACTTTGCGGCGAGTTCCTTCACGATGTTGGCGACTTCGAGTATTTGTTTGTAGTTGGCTGGATGGAATATTGGATCGCCTCTCCTGACGTCGTCGAGTTTCTCCGCTTCTTCAAGCGTGTATTTGCCTAGTATTGCGCCTTTGGCTAGGGGGCTCCATGCTAGTAGCGTCATATCGTTTTCCTCGGCATACGGTATTATCTCGTCCTCGGCCTCTAGCTCTACCGGGTTGAATCGTACCTGGAGGACCTCTACGTCAGCTCGTGCTAGGCATGCCCTAGCCGAGTCTACAAGCTCTATGGGGTGGTTGCTTAATCCCATGGCGCGTATCATGCCCAGGTTTAGCAGGCGTTCGAGGGCTCTCATGTATTCGCATACTGGTATGTTATGCCAGCATGGGGGCCAGTGGACTTGCATCACGTCTATGTAGCTGGTCTGAAGTCTCTCAAGGCTCCTCCTTGTAGCCTTGAATATGTCGTCATATGATAGCATCTCGCCTGGTATCTTGGTTGCTATGACTACCTCGTCTCTTTTAGCGCCTAGGTCCCTCAAGGCCCTGCCTATGAACTCTTCGCTCATCCCCCTGCCGTAGACTATAGCCGTGTCCACTAGGTTTATACCAAGCTCTAGCGCCCGTGATATGATGCTCTTGGCCCTCTCGTATTCCACCACGCCCCAGGCCTGGCTGAACTGCCAGGCTCCTAGGCCTATACGCGAGATTCTTATGCCCGTTGAACCTAACTCCGTGTACTCGACCCTCACCACTATAGGAGTACCTCCGGTCCTATACCGTTGGAACGCCTGGGTTATAACGTGGTGTATTGATTGCCTTCCCTGGCGCCGGGTATTACATGCTAGCTGGGTTATCCGTGTATCCTCTCGGCTATGCTCCTATAGAATCGTACAGCCTTCAGCAAGTGGTCTATGGAGACCCTCTCGTCGGGGCCGTGTATATTGTAGCCCAGGGGGCCGTAGTCTATGGCCTCTACTCCCCGCGGGCTGAAGTATCTGGAGTCGCTCGCTCCACCGGCCTCGACCGGCTCGGGATCAAGTCCAAGGATGGAGTTCGCCTCGGAGGCTATCTTGACTAGCCTAGCGTCCCTGCTCGTGTATAGATAGCCGGAGCCCCCTTTAACCTCTAGGCTTGCTCCGGGTAGATTTTCCTTGAGGGTGTCTTTGAGGCTCTCTTTGATCGACGCCGTGTCGGTGGTCATGGCCCTTATATCGATTATGAGCCGGTGCGTGTCTCCTGGCTTGTAGAGGTTCGGATTTATGGAGACTCCGTAATCGCTGTACTTCTCCGTCAGTATAGGGGTCCTCGTGATGGGTAGCACCGCGTCTACAAGCCTAGTCAATGCCTCATCATACGTTATACGCCCTACCCCGGGCTCGACGTACTCTAGCTGGACTCGCCTAGGGAGTACGTTACTCTTAACCCAGTCTCCCTCCATTCTGGCGATCTTGAAGCCCGAGTCGCGTGTCCATAGGGACGCGGCTACGAGTGCGTGCATGTCTACCCCGGGCGTGAAGTATGCAGAGTGCATAGTGTCCCGTAGTACTAGCCTCGTCTCGAACTCCCTCCTACCCGTTCTTCCACTCCCCACGGCGGGTTCCGCTTTTACGGAGACGGTGGCTGTGAAGGCGCTCCTCCTCCGGGTTATTACCCTGGAGAGGCTGCCGTCCCCATTGACTAGGTAGTCCGGCTTTAATCCCTCCTCTTCTAGCTTCTGTGCAAGCATGCCCGCGCCATTTGCCCCTCCTATCTCCTCGTCCCCGGTGAACGCCACGATTATAGTGCCCTTGACCGGCTGATAATCGCGTAGCGCAGACGCTATCGCGGCCACGTTTGATTTATCGTCTGCCGCGCCCCTCCCATAGACGTAGCCGTCTACGACGACAGGCTTGAAGGGGGAAGTAACAGTCCACCCGGGGCCTGGAGGGACCACGTCGAAGTGGGCCATAAACAGCGTGACGGGGCGCCCCTCCCCCTTCACAGCCAGCAGAGTCGGGTACCCATTATGCTCCAGGAGGTCCGTCTCGACCCCGTACGACGCTAGGATTTCCTGGATCCTCAAG
This DNA window, taken from Candidatus Thermodiscus eudorianus, encodes the following:
- a CDS encoding aldo/keto reductase yields the protein MVRVEYTELGSTGIRISRIGLGAWQFSQAWGVVEYERAKSIISRALELGINLVDTAIVYGRGMSEEFIGRALRDLGAKRDEVVIATKIPGEMLSYDDIFKATRRSLERLQTSYIDVMQVHWPPCWHNIPVCEYMRALERLLNLGMIRAMGLSNHPIELVDSARACLARADVEVLQVRFNPVELEAEDEIIPYAEENDMTLLAWSPLAKGAILGKYTLEEAEKLDDVRRGDPIFHPANYKQILEVANIVKELAAKYEKTPAQVALNWLLSYSDVVVPIPGAKNPSQVEDNAGAMGWRLKRDDWYRIYEAARRIKLTRVTY
- a CDS encoding M20/M25/M40 family metallo-hydrolase; translated protein: MTGSRVVELLKELVGVETVNDPVRGLRVTRSEGLRIQEILASYGVETDLLEHNGYPTLLAVKGEGRPVTLFMAHFDVVPPGPGWTVTSPFKPVVVDGYVYGRGAADDKSNVAAIASALRDYQPVKGTIIVAFTGDEEIGGANGAGMLAQKLEEEGLKPDYLVNGDGSLSRVITRRRSAFTATVSVKAEPAVGSGRTGRREFETRLVLRDTMHSAYFTPGVDMHALVAASLWTRDSGFKIARMEGDWVKSNVLPRRVQLEYVEPGVGRITYDEALTRLVDAVLPITRTPILTEKYSDYGVSINPNLYKPGDTHRLIIDIRAMTTDTASIKESLKDTLKENLPGASLEVKGGSGYLYTSRDARLVKIASEANSILGLDPEPVEAGGASDSRYFSPRGVEAIDYGPLGYNIHGPDERVSIDHLLKAVRFYRSIAERIHG